One region of Rhodocaloribacter litoris genomic DNA includes:
- a CDS encoding aspartate/ornithine carbamoyltransferase family protein, with product MQLHEFESRLNRPVMMKIPEFERNERLKHVIFSEQFDRGLLDHLGRVATMIKEIARSKDGHKFLQGLLPHKGAMLYFTQASTRTFLSFMRACQLLGMKVAEIRDPSLSSEYKGESPIDSVRMFSSYFDLIIMRSKVPNLAECCAYLMNDLDQFNQRSVPVINGGAGADEHPTQALLDIYTIQRVFEFKSPRDSSVWNRFDDLRKKYPDLNEKGRGPDRKVYGFCGDIGRGRTVRSLANLLTRYENVTMYFIAPDHPTLRPSPEFLNQLKNKGVRVFESHDLAEVIGELDLLYMTRIQNEHNSPEEEAFFKQLDYTRFQLSEEMLKKMREYTAILHPFPRNQEIPTFVDQDPRAMYFRQARNGMWVRAALIAYLFDMDGRIVSYHTSTFSSFHDYNEGVLKA from the coding sequence ATGCAACTGCACGAGTTCGAGTCCCGCCTGAACCGGCCCGTCATGATGAAGATCCCCGAGTTTGAGCGCAACGAACGGCTCAAGCACGTCATCTTTTCGGAACAGTTCGACCGGGGGTTGCTCGATCACCTGGGCCGGGTGGCCACCATGATCAAGGAGATCGCCCGCTCCAAGGACGGTCACAAGTTTCTCCAGGGCCTGTTGCCCCACAAGGGGGCCATGCTCTACTTCACGCAGGCATCTACGCGCACCTTCCTCTCGTTCATGCGGGCCTGCCAGCTCCTGGGCATGAAGGTCGCCGAGATCCGTGATCCCAGCCTCTCGTCGGAGTACAAGGGCGAGTCGCCCATCGACTCGGTGCGGATGTTCAGCAGCTACTTCGACCTGATCATCATGCGGAGCAAGGTGCCCAACCTGGCCGAGTGCTGCGCCTACCTGATGAACGACCTCGACCAGTTCAACCAGCGCAGCGTGCCCGTCATCAACGGCGGGGCCGGCGCCGACGAGCACCCCACGCAGGCCCTGCTCGACATCTACACCATCCAGCGCGTCTTCGAGTTCAAGTCGCCCCGCGACTCCTCCGTCTGGAACCGGTTCGACGACCTCCGCAAAAAATACCCGGATCTGAACGAGAAAGGACGGGGACCGGACCGCAAGGTCTACGGCTTCTGTGGCGACATCGGCCGGGGGCGCACCGTGCGCTCGCTCGCCAACCTGCTCACGCGCTACGAAAACGTGACGATGTACTTCATCGCGCCCGACCACCCCACGCTGCGGCCCTCCCCCGAATTCCTGAACCAGCTCAAGAACAAGGGCGTGCGTGTCTTCGAGAGCCACGACCTGGCCGAGGTCATCGGCGAGCTCGACCTGCTCTACATGACCCGCATCCAGAACGAGCACAACTCCCCCGAGGAAGAAGCCTTCTTCAAACAGCTCGACTACACCCGCTTCCAGCTCAGCGAGGAGATGCTCAAGAAGATGCGCGAATACACCGCCATCCTGCATCCCTTCCCCCGGAATCAGGAGATTCCGACCTTCGTCGACCAGGACCCGCGCGCGATGTACTTCCGGCAGGCCCGCAACGGCATGTGGGTCCGCGCCGCCCTCATCGCCTACCTGTTCGACATGGACGGGCGCATCGTGAGCTACCACACCAGCACCTTCTCCAGCTTCCACGACTACAACGAGGGCGTGCTGAAGGCCTGA
- a CDS encoding CDP-alcohol phosphatidyltransferase family protein, producing the protein MPDVSAKRQPGWPELGKFWTFPNVLSLLRLVLTFPIAYLVMVDGPLLWVFSLFLLAIATDYFDGRVARWSRTVSDWGKVLDPLADKVGGGLVVLALAIRGSLPAWFVALLLLRDALLVLGGVVLGRRTGFVVMSMWWGKVAMTAVALTALAALLRADPPVLQFCIWATTVLLLYSFFRYVVHYVRLLRMPRPQLELYAEIARAGSAREETESVG; encoded by the coding sequence ATGCCCGACGTGAGCGCAAAACGACAGCCAGGGTGGCCCGAGCTGGGAAAGTTCTGGACGTTTCCGAACGTATTGAGCTTGCTTCGGCTGGTCCTCACCTTCCCCATCGCCTACCTGGTGATGGTCGACGGGCCGCTTCTCTGGGTTTTCAGCCTGTTTTTGCTGGCCATCGCGACGGACTATTTCGATGGACGGGTGGCCCGCTGGTCGCGTACGGTTTCCGACTGGGGCAAGGTGCTCGACCCGCTCGCCGACAAGGTTGGAGGCGGGCTGGTGGTGCTGGCGCTGGCGATCCGGGGCAGCCTGCCCGCATGGTTCGTGGCACTCCTGCTACTGCGCGATGCGCTGCTCGTGCTCGGCGGGGTGGTGCTCGGCCGCCGGACGGGCTTCGTGGTGATGAGCATGTGGTGGGGCAAGGTGGCCATGACGGCCGTTGCGCTGACGGCGCTCGCAGCCCTGCTCCGGGCCGACCCGCCCGTCCTGCAGTTCTGCATCTGGGCCACCACGGTGCTGCTGCTCTACTCCTTCTTCCGCTACGTAGTGCACTACGTACGCCTGCTGCGTATGCCGCGACCCCAGCTGGAACTCTACGCCGAGATTGCCCGTGCCGGTTCGGCGCGGGAGGAAACCGAGTCGGTCGGGTAG
- a CDS encoding alpha-amylase has product MRLLLTLLALLLLAACDAPSPEAPAEPGRPPTVVDAEGVIVHLFEWRWDDVAAECETFLGPAGYRAVQVSPPTENAVVEDPPRPWWERYQPVSYRLENRSGDRAAFAGMVARCKAAGVDLYVDAVLNHMTGVYSGRGTAGSTFSEYDYPGLYDYDDFHHCGLTENDDIRDFNDPEQVRNCELVNLADLATEKEEVRDRLAAYLNDLIGLGVAGIRIDAAKHMPPEDLHAVLERLDGPLYVYQEVIEDAGTLRWAPPYFPLGDVTEFRFGMRLSEAFRAGRPDRFFGTASVWEEVPFIPDERALVFIDNHDNQRGHGAGGHVLTHRDGRLYELAVAFMLAYPYGRPRVMSSYAFTGDAQGPPHDEAFNILRVHRPDGTVDCGAGRWVCEHRRPAIAGMVGFYNATASARTLNHVWTGPPGQIAFGRGGRGFFALNLGETPLAATLPTGMAPGTYCNVIAGEPLPDGTGCTGPEVTVRADGTAVLDLPPGTALAFHAEARVAAR; this is encoded by the coding sequence ATGCGCCTGCTCCTGACTTTGCTCGCTCTGCTGCTCCTGGCCGCCTGTGACGCGCCGTCGCCGGAAGCGCCGGCCGAACCGGGCCGTCCGCCCACGGTCGTCGACGCCGAGGGGGTGATCGTCCACCTGTTCGAGTGGCGCTGGGACGACGTGGCCGCCGAGTGCGAGACGTTCCTCGGGCCGGCGGGCTACCGGGCCGTGCAGGTGTCGCCGCCCACCGAGAACGCCGTCGTGGAGGACCCGCCGCGCCCCTGGTGGGAGCGCTATCAGCCCGTCAGCTACCGCCTCGAGAACCGCAGCGGCGACCGTGCCGCCTTCGCCGGCATGGTGGCCCGCTGTAAGGCCGCCGGCGTCGACCTCTACGTGGATGCCGTGCTCAACCACATGACCGGCGTCTACAGCGGGCGCGGCACCGCCGGCTCCACGTTCTCCGAGTACGACTACCCCGGACTCTACGACTACGACGATTTCCACCACTGCGGGCTGACCGAGAACGACGACATCCGGGACTTCAACGACCCGGAGCAGGTGCGCAACTGTGAGCTGGTCAACCTGGCCGATCTGGCCACCGAGAAGGAGGAGGTGCGCGACCGGCTGGCCGCCTACCTGAACGACCTCATCGGCCTGGGCGTGGCCGGCATCCGCATCGATGCGGCCAAGCACATGCCTCCCGAAGACCTCCATGCCGTTCTCGAACGGCTCGACGGCCCGCTCTACGTCTACCAGGAGGTCATCGAAGACGCCGGTACGCTGCGATGGGCCCCGCCCTACTTTCCCCTCGGCGACGTGACCGAGTTCCGCTTCGGGATGCGGCTTTCCGAGGCGTTCCGTGCCGGCCGGCCCGATCGGTTCTTCGGGACGGCGTCGGTCTGGGAAGAGGTGCCGTTCATCCCGGATGAGCGGGCCCTCGTCTTCATCGACAACCACGACAACCAGCGCGGGCACGGGGCCGGGGGGCACGTCCTCACACACCGGGACGGGCGGCTCTATGAACTGGCCGTGGCCTTCATGCTGGCCTACCCGTACGGTCGCCCGCGCGTCATGTCCAGCTATGCCTTCACCGGCGACGCCCAGGGCCCGCCCCACGACGAAGCCTTCAACATCCTGCGGGTGCACCGGCCCGACGGCACGGTCGACTGCGGGGCCGGGCGGTGGGTGTGCGAGCACCGGCGCCCGGCCATCGCGGGGATGGTGGGTTTCTACAACGCCACGGCCAGCGCGCGCACGCTCAACCACGTCTGGACGGGCCCGCCCGGGCAGATCGCCTTCGGGCGCGGGGGCCGCGGCTTCTTTGCGCTGAACCTCGGCGAGACCCCGCTGGCGGCCACGCTGCCGACGGGCATGGCACCCGGCACCTACTGTAACGTGATCGCGGGCGAGCCCCTGCCCGACGGCACCGGCTGCACCGGCCCGGAAGTCACCGTGCGGGCGGACGGCACCGCGGTGCTCGACCTGCCGCCCGGCACCGCCCTGGCCTTCCACGCCGAGGCCCGGGTAGCGGCGCGGTGA
- a CDS encoding IS110 family transposase, whose protein sequence is MEFWAFRQLVLARFAYDEDGLHALCRRLAPATLIVLEATGGLERDVAARLGTAGLPVAVVNPRQVRDFARATGRLAKTDRIDAQVLAAFAQAIRPEVRPLSPAQQQTLAALVARRRQLAEMITAEQHRLRRANAVVVPDITAHLAFLRQRLDETDAALRTAIEQSPLWRAGDDLLQSLPGIGPVVSATLLAELPELGRLSPPQIAALVGVAPLNNDSGRRRGRRRIWGGRAPVRCVLYMAALVGVRHNPVLRAHYERLLGRGKTPKVALVACMHKMLRWLNAMMRDAQPWNPALHALSP, encoded by the coding sequence ATGGAATTCTGGGCGTTTCGGCAACTCGTTCTGGCCCGCTTCGCCTACGATGAGGACGGGCTGCACGCTCTGTGTCGGCGCCTGGCTCCGGCCACGCTCATCGTGCTCGAAGCCACCGGAGGGCTCGAGCGCGACGTGGCGGCTCGTCTCGGCACGGCCGGCCTCCCGGTCGCCGTCGTGAACCCGCGCCAGGTGCGCGACTTCGCCCGCGCCACCGGGCGCCTGGCCAAGACCGATCGGATCGATGCCCAGGTGCTGGCGGCCTTTGCCCAGGCCATTCGTCCCGAGGTGCGGCCGCTCTCGCCGGCGCAGCAACAGACGCTGGCCGCCCTGGTGGCTCGCCGGCGCCAGCTCGCCGAGATGATCACCGCCGAGCAGCACCGCCTCCGCCGGGCCAACGCCGTGGTCGTGCCCGACATCACCGCGCACCTGGCCTTCTTGCGGCAGCGCCTCGACGAGACGGACGCGGCCCTGCGCACGGCCATCGAGCAGAGCCCGCTCTGGCGGGCGGGCGACGACCTGCTGCAGAGTCTGCCCGGTATCGGCCCGGTCGTCAGTGCCACGCTGCTGGCCGAGTTGCCGGAGTTGGGTCGCCTGAGCCCGCCGCAGATCGCGGCGCTCGTGGGCGTGGCCCCGCTGAACAACGACAGCGGGCGACGCCGTGGGCGACGCAGGATCTGGGGGGGACGCGCACCGGTACGGTGCGTCTTGTACATGGCCGCCCTGGTGGGCGTGCGTCACAATCCGGTCTTGCGTGCCCATTACGAGCGGCTTCTGGGCCGGGGTAAGACACCCAAGGTAGCCCTGGTGGCTTGTATGCATAAGATGCTTCGGTGGCTCAACGCCATGATGCGGGACGCCCAGCCGTGGAATCCTGCGCTGCACGCCCTCTCTCCTTGA
- a CDS encoding MFS transporter — translation MLHDVLNPRSPKEGLFPGNAHRATSMLDIQRKLTNSFYMLLSLPATAMGFALSVQISALSWILSTKYGLEIEEVGLVWAAGPIAGILGQVIIGVISDNVWFWNGRRRPFILIGGVLAALMLLALPNIDVISAAMGLDGILGIAIAVALTLDLAINVSFNPTRSVIADVTPEGVPRTKGYTWMQTISGSFGVMAYAIGALWDNYVLIYFGAALVLLFSVVPTFFIEEPRLLRNEPDDPEVAKASSLREVLQSIRPLWGFLIYAVYAMTLRLGHIDVGHHYVEYACAALTAVLIVEALVTSERGKTREEAGQIGFRKVLAAHAFTWIGVQTMFVYMFAYVQDKLPALTDIEMGRVVSMSFLVLNAVGAILPAFVLEPITERIGRVKTHALCLAVMTLGYAGFAFIDVTPAAIYVLMGVVGVGWAATVSLPFAIMSQKVDQARMGLYMGLFNLSVVLPQLVASLGVGEAVGQAGDKGLIFVICAATLAVSTLAWTLVREHGDAHAITPPPVAGGH, via the coding sequence GTGCTGCACGACGTCCTGAACCCTCGCTCCCCGAAGGAAGGCCTCTTTCCCGGAAACGCTCACCGCGCCACGTCCATGCTCGACATCCAGCGCAAGCTTACCAACTCCTTCTACATGTTGCTCAGCCTGCCGGCCACGGCGATGGGGTTCGCGCTGTCCGTGCAGATCTCGGCACTGAGCTGGATCCTGAGCACGAAATACGGCCTGGAGATCGAAGAGGTGGGGCTGGTGTGGGCGGCCGGGCCGATTGCCGGCATCCTGGGGCAGGTCATCATCGGCGTCATCAGCGACAACGTCTGGTTCTGGAACGGGCGCCGGCGGCCCTTCATCCTCATCGGCGGCGTGCTGGCGGCGCTGATGCTGCTGGCCCTGCCCAACATCGACGTGATCTCCGCCGCCATGGGCCTCGACGGCATCCTGGGCATCGCCATCGCCGTGGCGCTGACGCTGGACCTGGCCATCAACGTCAGCTTCAACCCGACGCGCTCGGTCATTGCCGACGTGACGCCCGAAGGCGTGCCCCGCACCAAGGGCTACACGTGGATGCAGACCATCTCCGGTTCCTTCGGCGTGATGGCCTATGCCATCGGGGCGCTCTGGGACAACTACGTCCTCATCTACTTCGGCGCGGCGCTGGTGCTGCTCTTTTCGGTCGTGCCTACGTTCTTCATCGAGGAACCGCGCCTGCTTCGCAACGAGCCGGACGATCCCGAGGTCGCGAAGGCATCGTCCCTCCGGGAGGTCCTGCAGAGCATCCGGCCGTTGTGGGGTTTCCTGATCTATGCCGTCTATGCGATGACGTTGCGCCTGGGACATATCGACGTAGGGCACCACTACGTCGAGTACGCCTGCGCGGCGCTGACAGCGGTGCTGATCGTCGAGGCGCTGGTGACGTCGGAGCGGGGCAAGACGCGGGAGGAGGCCGGGCAGATCGGGTTCAGGAAGGTGCTGGCGGCGCACGCCTTCACCTGGATCGGCGTGCAGACGATGTTCGTCTACATGTTCGCCTACGTGCAGGACAAGCTGCCGGCGCTGACGGACATCGAGATGGGCCGGGTGGTGTCGATGAGCTTCCTGGTGCTCAACGCCGTGGGGGCGATCCTTCCGGCTTTCGTCCTGGAGCCGATCACGGAGCGCATCGGCCGGGTGAAGACGCACGCCCTCTGCCTGGCCGTCATGACGCTCGGTTATGCGGGCTTTGCCTTCATCGACGTGACGCCGGCAGCGATCTACGTGCTGATGGGCGTCGTCGGGGTGGGCTGGGCGGCCACCGTCAGCCTGCCCTTCGCCATCATGTCGCAGAAGGTGGACCAGGCCCGGATGGGGCTCTACATGGGATTGTTCAACCTGTCGGTGGTGCTGCCGCAGCTCGTGGCGAGCCTGGGCGTGGGCGAGGCCGTCGGGCAGGCCGGCGACAAGGGCCTCATCTTCGTCATCTGCGCCGCCACGCTGGCCGTCTCCACGCTGGCCTGGACGCTCGTCCGCGAGCACGGCGACGCGCACGCCATCACCCCGCCCCCCGTCGCCGGAGGACACTGA
- a CDS encoding glycoside hydrolase family 13 protein: MKPSLLLLALILGLAACRTEAPPPPAADGAVPDWAADAVWYQIFPERFANGDPSNDPVRASIEFPERAPENWHVMPWTADWYARAGWERAMGDDFYDSVFHRRYGGDLQGVLDRLDYLDSLGVTALYFNPVFWARSLHKYDGNTYHHIDPYFGPDPEGDLALIATETSDPATWHWTAADSLFLRLIREVHARGMRLIIDGVFNHTGRDFFAFADLRKNQQNSPYRDWYIVKAFDDPATPEDEFDYEGWWGVKTLPVFADNAEGTDLAPGPKQYVFDATARWMDPDGDGDPSDGIDGWRLDVANEVPVGFWADWNAYVRRLNPAAFTVSEVWEEAGDFLREGGFSSTMNYHAFAIPVKGFLIDGTLPASEFAALLDARRAAFDPARRYAVQNLIDSHDTERVASMIVNAGRYDDYIKPEWFDYDRGERASPRGDAGYLVRKPNARERDLQRLIALFQMTYVGAPMVYYGTEAGMWGADDPDDRMPMVWPELAYAPQAADPRGRPRTPDPVAFDAGLYDFYRAAIHLRRAHPSLRRGDFRVLATDDTAQMLAFARTLEDEMLVVVLNRSDAPGTIDVPEAVLRLGETASLAPVFATTGPPGQVSLTRDGVVARFEIPARTAVVFRRSDR; encoded by the coding sequence ATGAAACCCTCGCTGCTCCTTCTCGCCCTGATCCTCGGGCTGGCCGCGTGCCGGACGGAGGCGCCGCCGCCGCCGGCTGCCGACGGCGCCGTGCCGGACTGGGCCGCCGACGCCGTGTGGTACCAGATCTTCCCCGAGCGCTTCGCCAACGGCGACCCGTCGAACGACCCGGTCCGGGCCTCCATCGAGTTCCCCGAGCGGGCGCCGGAGAACTGGCACGTGATGCCGTGGACGGCCGACTGGTACGCCCGCGCCGGCTGGGAGCGGGCGATGGGCGACGACTTCTACGACAGCGTCTTCCACCGGCGCTACGGCGGCGACCTGCAGGGCGTGCTCGACCGCCTCGACTACCTCGACTCGCTCGGCGTGACGGCCCTCTACTTCAATCCCGTCTTCTGGGCTCGCTCCCTCCACAAGTACGACGGCAACACGTACCACCACATCGACCCCTACTTCGGCCCCGACCCGGAAGGTGACCTGGCCCTGATCGCCACGGAGACGAGCGACCCCGCCACCTGGCACTGGACGGCCGCCGACAGCCTCTTCCTCCGCCTCATCCGCGAGGTCCACGCCCGCGGCATGCGCCTCATCATCGACGGCGTCTTCAACCATACCGGCCGCGACTTCTTCGCCTTCGCCGACCTCCGCAAGAACCAGCAAAACTCGCCGTACCGGGACTGGTACATCGTGAAGGCCTTCGACGACCCGGCCACGCCCGAGGATGAGTTCGACTATGAGGGCTGGTGGGGGGTGAAGACGCTCCCCGTCTTTGCCGACAACGCCGAGGGCACCGACCTGGCCCCCGGCCCGAAGCAGTACGTCTTCGACGCCACGGCCCGGTGGATGGACCCCGACGGCGACGGCGACCCGTCCGACGGCATCGACGGGTGGCGCCTCGACGTCGCGAACGAGGTGCCCGTGGGCTTCTGGGCCGACTGGAACGCTTACGTCCGCCGCCTCAACCCGGCGGCCTTCACCGTGAGCGAGGTGTGGGAGGAGGCCGGCGATTTCCTCCGGGAGGGCGGCTTCTCCTCCACGATGAACTACCACGCCTTCGCCATCCCGGTCAAGGGCTTCCTGATCGACGGGACGCTGCCCGCCTCGGAGTTCGCGGCCCTGCTCGACGCCCGCCGCGCCGCCTTCGACCCGGCCCGCCGGTACGCCGTGCAGAACCTGATCGACTCGCACGACACCGAGCGGGTGGCCTCGATGATCGTCAACGCCGGGCGGTACGACGACTACATCAAGCCCGAGTGGTTCGACTACGACCGGGGCGAGCGGGCCTCGCCGCGCGGCGATGCCGGCTACCTCGTCCGCAAGCCGAACGCCCGCGAGCGGGACCTGCAGCGGCTCATCGCGCTCTTCCAGATGACCTACGTGGGCGCCCCGATGGTCTACTACGGCACCGAGGCCGGCATGTGGGGCGCCGACGACCCCGACGACCGCATGCCGATGGTCTGGCCCGAGCTGGCCTACGCGCCGCAGGCCGCCGACCCGCGGGGCCGCCCGCGCACGCCCGACCCCGTCGCCTTCGATGCGGGGCTGTACGACTTCTACCGCGCTGCCATCCACCTGCGGCGCGCGCACCCCTCCCTGCGCCGGGGCGACTTCCGCGTGCTCGCCACCGACGACACCGCGCAGATGCTGGCTTTCGCCCGGACGCTGGAGGACGAGATGCTGGTGGTGGTGCTCAACCGGAGCGACGCGCCGGGGACGATCGACGTGCCCGAAGCGGTCCTGCGCCTCGGCGAGACGGCCTCGCTGGCGCCGGTCTTCGCCACCACCGGCCCGCCCGGCCAGGTCAGCCTGACCCGCGACGGGGTCGTCGCCCGCTTCGAGATCCCCGCCCGCACCGCCGTCGTCTTCCGCCGGAGCGATCGGTAA
- a CDS encoding Uma2 family endonuclease: MIKTIPGAEGPILRLSRHRWTYADLQAMGETMERYEIIDGVLYMSPSAHVRRHQQVVTHLLFVLKSWVSARNLGEVFTAPADVVVSPERVVQPDVFFITAERMHIVDAYVDGAPDLIMEVVSPSSVDYDRVTKFDLYEEIGVREYWIVDPQERCIDVFSLNEGRYGTGKRFGPGEEAASVLLPGFTVLVDEVLPSDR, translated from the coding sequence ATGATCAAAACCATTCCCGGGGCGGAAGGCCCGATCCTCAGGCTCAGTCGTCATCGCTGGACCTATGCCGATCTCCAGGCCATGGGTGAGACGATGGAGCGCTACGAAATCATCGACGGCGTACTGTACATGTCTCCTTCGGCGCATGTGCGTCGCCATCAGCAGGTGGTGACGCATCTCCTGTTCGTGTTGAAAAGCTGGGTGTCTGCTCGAAATCTCGGCGAGGTTTTCACTGCGCCGGCCGACGTGGTGGTGTCGCCCGAGCGGGTCGTGCAGCCCGACGTGTTTTTTATCACCGCCGAACGGATGCACATCGTCGATGCCTATGTGGACGGAGCCCCCGATCTTATCATGGAAGTCGTCTCCCCCTCCAGCGTGGACTACGACCGGGTGACGAAATTTGATCTGTATGAGGAGATCGGAGTGCGTGAATACTGGATCGTCGATCCGCAGGAACGGTGCATCGATGTGTTTTCCCTGAATGAGGGCCGGTATGGTACCGGAAAGCGGTTCGGGCCGGGCGAGGAGGCGGCTTCCGTCCTGTTGCCCGGGTTCACGGTGCTCGTCGACGAGGTCCTGCCATCCGACCGGTAA